In one window of Arachis ipaensis cultivar K30076 chromosome B06, Araip1.1, whole genome shotgun sequence DNA:
- the LOC107605495 gene encoding linoleate 13S-lipoxygenase 2-1, chloroplastic isoform X2 has protein sequence MQVHINSHHHFSLRTYYKGIEKKGGSKRVWGVFPSRSKVVMASSGNNNTKSSQRVKAIVTLKQNGVGLLNGVVDGIDELLVGKTLVLELVSNHLNPKVNSEKGTTIKGYNVHKTNENENNEVLYEASFEVPPEFGEVGAVLVENEQHEELFLKSIVIDGFHNNNGSLNFTCDSWIQPKNDKASNKRVFFSNKSYLPSETPKGLRKLREEELEELRGNGEGERKSTDRIYDYDVYNDLGDPDLSIQLKRPVLGGSKHYPYPRRCRTDPLSEKKSGSFYVPRDEEFGERKQKQFTESILTSGVSAVLKSLDAIFTNLNIGFPSFEDIDSLYKEGYELPPLHATALNIIQKAIPTFFKSANHTDNLLNFDAPQPFKRDKFFWLSDEEFARETLAGVNPYSIQLIKEWPLRSKLDPKVYGPPESAITSEVIESQINGTVEQEISEKKLFMLDYHDLLLPYVSKVREIEGTTLYGSRTIFSLTSKGTLKPLAIELTRPQINNNGQWKRVYTPSSSSSSSSTELWLWRLAKAHVLAHDSGIHELVSHWLRTHASVEPYVIATKRQLSAMHPIYRLLHPHLRYTLEINALARQVLISAAGIIELSFSPQRYSMELSSSAYDQLWRFDLQALPNDLIHRGMAVEDPNAAHGLKLTIEDYPFANDGLLIWDSLKEWITDYVNHYYPNPSTIESDEELQSWWNEIITIGHGDKSSEPWWPNLKTQKDLIHIITTISWVASAHHASVNFAQYMYGGYFPNRPAIARIKMPDEDPSLEEWQNFMTNPDQTLLECFPSQIQALLVMVILNLLSDHSPDEEYIGQFMEPSWGEDPIIKSSFERFNKRLKEIEGIIDSRNGNIHLNNRHGAGLVPYELLKPFSGPGLTGKGVPYSISI, from the exons ATGCAAGTACATATAAACTCTCATCATCACTTTTCCTTAAGAACTTATTACAAAGGAATTGAAAAAAAAGGTGGTAGCAAAAGGGTGTGGGGTGTGTTTCCTTCAAGAAGCAAAGTTGTTATGGCGAGTAGTGGAAACAACAACACAAAATCTTCTCAAAGGGTGAAAGCCATTGTGACCTTAAAACAAAATGGTGTTGGTCTTCTAAATGGAGTTGTTGATGGGATTGATGAACTACTGGTTGGCAAAACACTTGTTTTGGAGCTTGTGAGCAATCATCTTAATCCAA AGGTGAACTCAGAGAAAGGGACCACCATAAAAGGTTATAACGTGCACAagacaaatgaaaatgaaaataatgaaGTTCTTTATGAGGCCTCATTTGAAGTTCCACCAGAGTTTGGTGAAGTTGGTGCTGTTCTTGTTGAAAATGAGCAACATGAGGAGTTGTTTCTGAAGAGTATAGTAATTGATGGTTTCCACAATAATAATGGATCTTTAAACTTCACATGTGATTCATGGATTCAACCCAAGAATGATAAGGCTTCTAATAAGAGAGTCTTCTTCTCTAACAAG TCTTATTTACCATCAGAAACACCAAAAGGattgagaaagctaagagaagagGAATTGGAGGAACTAAGAGGGAAtggagaaggagaaagaaagagcACAGATAGAATATATGACTATGATGTGTACAATGACCTTGGTGACCCTGACCTCTCCATTCAACTCAAGAGACCTGTTCTTGGTGGTTCTAAACACTATCCTTATCCAAGAAGGTGTCGCACTG ATCCTTTATCAGAGAAGAAAAGTGGAAGTTTCTATGTTCCTCGAGATGAAGAATTCGGTGAAAGAAAGCAAAAGCAATTCACAGAAAGCATATTAACATCAGGTGTAAGTGCAGTGTTGAAATCGTTGGATGCAATATTCACAAACCTGAATATTGGATTTCCAAGCTTTGAGGACATAGATTCTCTCTACAAAGAAGGCTATGAGTTACCACCTCTTCATGCAACTGCTTTGAATATCATCCAAAAAGCCATTCCAACTTTCTTCAAATCTGCTAATCACACAGACAATCTTTTGAACTTTGATGCCCCACAACCATTTAAAA GGGACAAATTCTTCTGGCTCTCAGATGAGGAATTTGCTAGGGAAACTTTGGCAGGTGTCAATCCATATAGCATCCAATTGATCAAg GAATGGCCATTGAGGAGTAAACTAGATCCCAAAGTGTATGGTCCACCAGAATCAGCTATTACTAGTGAAGTCATTGAGTCACAAATAAATGGCACAGTTGAACAG GAAATAAGTGAGAAGAAGTTGTTCATGTTGGACTACCATGACTTACTATTACCATATGTAAGCAAAGTAAGAGAGATTGAAGGGACAACACTGTACGGATCAAGGACTATATTCTCACTAACAAGCAAAGGAACATTGAAGCCACTTGCAATTGAGCTCACTAGACCACAAATCAATAACAATGGACAATGGAAGAGAGTGTacactccttcttcttcttcttcttcttcttcaactgaaCTTTGGCTTTGGAGGCTTGCAAAAGCTCATGTACTTGCCCATGATTCTGGAATTCATGAACTTGTTAGCCATTGGTTAAGAACACATGCTTCAGTGGAACCCTATGTGATAGCAACAAAGAGGCAACTAAGTGCAATGCATCCAATATATAGATTATTGCATCCTCATTTGAGATACACTTTGGAGATTAATGCCCTTGCACGCCAAGTTCTTATTAGTGCAGCTGGCATCATTGAGCTTTCTTTCTCTCCTCAGAGATATTCAATGGAGTTAAGCTCCTCAGCATATGATCAGCTTTGGAGATTTGATTTGCAGGCACTTCCAAATGATCTTATTCACAG AGGAATGGCAGTGGAAGATCCTAATGCAGCACATGGTCTAAAGCTAACAATTGAAGATTACCCTTTTGCAAATGATGGTCTCCTCATATGGGATTCTCTCAAAGAATGGATCACAGATTATGTAAACCATTACTATCCAAATCCAAGCACCATTGAATCTGATGAAGAACTCCAATCATGGTGGAATGAGATCATAACAATTGGTCATGGTGACAAGTCTAGTGAACCATGGTGGCCAAATCTCAAGACACAAAAAGACCTAATTCACATTATTACCACTATATCATGGGTTGCTTCAGCACACCATGCTTCAGTCAACTTTGCACAATACATGTATGGTGGTTATTTCCCTAATAGGCCTGCAATTGCTAGGATCAAAATGCCTGATGAAGACCCTTCATTGGAAGAGTGGCAGAATTTCATGACCAATCCTGATCAAACCTTACTTGAGTGTTTTCCATCACAAATTCAAGCACTTTTGGTTATGGTCATCTTGAATTTGCTTTCTGATCATTCACCTGATGAAGAGTACATTGGACAATTTATGGAGCCATCATGGGGTGAGGATCCAATTATAAAATCATCATTTGAAAGGTTTAATAAGAGATTGAAGGAGATTGAAGGGATCATTGATTCAAGGAATGGTAACATTCATTTGAACAATAGGCATGGAGCTGGATTAGTGCCTTATGAGCTTTTGAAGCCTTTTTCAGGGCCTGGACTCACTGGAAAGGGTGTTCCATACAGCATTTCCATTTAA
- the LOC107605495 gene encoding linoleate 13S-lipoxygenase 2-1, chloroplastic isoform X1, producing the protein MQVHINSHHHFSLRTYYKGIEKKGGSKRVWGVFPSRSKVVMASSGNNNTKSSQRVKAIVTLKQNGVGLLNGVVDGIDELLVGKTLVLELVSNHLNPKVNSEKGTTIKGYNVHKTNENENNEVLYEASFEVPPEFGEVGAVLVENEQHEELFLKSIVIDGFHNNNGSLNFTCDSWIQPKNDKASNKRVFFSNKSYLPSETPKGLRKLREEELEELRGNGEGERKSTDRIYDYDVYNDLGDPDLSIQLKRPVLGGSKHYPYPRRCRTGRTHSNKDPLSEKKSGSFYVPRDEEFGERKQKQFTESILTSGVSAVLKSLDAIFTNLNIGFPSFEDIDSLYKEGYELPPLHATALNIIQKAIPTFFKSANHTDNLLNFDAPQPFKRDKFFWLSDEEFARETLAGVNPYSIQLIKEWPLRSKLDPKVYGPPESAITSEVIESQINGTVEQEISEKKLFMLDYHDLLLPYVSKVREIEGTTLYGSRTIFSLTSKGTLKPLAIELTRPQINNNGQWKRVYTPSSSSSSSSTELWLWRLAKAHVLAHDSGIHELVSHWLRTHASVEPYVIATKRQLSAMHPIYRLLHPHLRYTLEINALARQVLISAAGIIELSFSPQRYSMELSSSAYDQLWRFDLQALPNDLIHRGMAVEDPNAAHGLKLTIEDYPFANDGLLIWDSLKEWITDYVNHYYPNPSTIESDEELQSWWNEIITIGHGDKSSEPWWPNLKTQKDLIHIITTISWVASAHHASVNFAQYMYGGYFPNRPAIARIKMPDEDPSLEEWQNFMTNPDQTLLECFPSQIQALLVMVILNLLSDHSPDEEYIGQFMEPSWGEDPIIKSSFERFNKRLKEIEGIIDSRNGNIHLNNRHGAGLVPYELLKPFSGPGLTGKGVPYSISI; encoded by the exons ATGCAAGTACATATAAACTCTCATCATCACTTTTCCTTAAGAACTTATTACAAAGGAATTGAAAAAAAAGGTGGTAGCAAAAGGGTGTGGGGTGTGTTTCCTTCAAGAAGCAAAGTTGTTATGGCGAGTAGTGGAAACAACAACACAAAATCTTCTCAAAGGGTGAAAGCCATTGTGACCTTAAAACAAAATGGTGTTGGTCTTCTAAATGGAGTTGTTGATGGGATTGATGAACTACTGGTTGGCAAAACACTTGTTTTGGAGCTTGTGAGCAATCATCTTAATCCAA AGGTGAACTCAGAGAAAGGGACCACCATAAAAGGTTATAACGTGCACAagacaaatgaaaatgaaaataatgaaGTTCTTTATGAGGCCTCATTTGAAGTTCCACCAGAGTTTGGTGAAGTTGGTGCTGTTCTTGTTGAAAATGAGCAACATGAGGAGTTGTTTCTGAAGAGTATAGTAATTGATGGTTTCCACAATAATAATGGATCTTTAAACTTCACATGTGATTCATGGATTCAACCCAAGAATGATAAGGCTTCTAATAAGAGAGTCTTCTTCTCTAACAAG TCTTATTTACCATCAGAAACACCAAAAGGattgagaaagctaagagaagagGAATTGGAGGAACTAAGAGGGAAtggagaaggagaaagaaagagcACAGATAGAATATATGACTATGATGTGTACAATGACCTTGGTGACCCTGACCTCTCCATTCAACTCAAGAGACCTGTTCTTGGTGGTTCTAAACACTATCCTTATCCAAGAAGGTGTCGCACTGGTAGGACCCACTCTAATAAAG ATCCTTTATCAGAGAAGAAAAGTGGAAGTTTCTATGTTCCTCGAGATGAAGAATTCGGTGAAAGAAAGCAAAAGCAATTCACAGAAAGCATATTAACATCAGGTGTAAGTGCAGTGTTGAAATCGTTGGATGCAATATTCACAAACCTGAATATTGGATTTCCAAGCTTTGAGGACATAGATTCTCTCTACAAAGAAGGCTATGAGTTACCACCTCTTCATGCAACTGCTTTGAATATCATCCAAAAAGCCATTCCAACTTTCTTCAAATCTGCTAATCACACAGACAATCTTTTGAACTTTGATGCCCCACAACCATTTAAAA GGGACAAATTCTTCTGGCTCTCAGATGAGGAATTTGCTAGGGAAACTTTGGCAGGTGTCAATCCATATAGCATCCAATTGATCAAg GAATGGCCATTGAGGAGTAAACTAGATCCCAAAGTGTATGGTCCACCAGAATCAGCTATTACTAGTGAAGTCATTGAGTCACAAATAAATGGCACAGTTGAACAG GAAATAAGTGAGAAGAAGTTGTTCATGTTGGACTACCATGACTTACTATTACCATATGTAAGCAAAGTAAGAGAGATTGAAGGGACAACACTGTACGGATCAAGGACTATATTCTCACTAACAAGCAAAGGAACATTGAAGCCACTTGCAATTGAGCTCACTAGACCACAAATCAATAACAATGGACAATGGAAGAGAGTGTacactccttcttcttcttcttcttcttcttcaactgaaCTTTGGCTTTGGAGGCTTGCAAAAGCTCATGTACTTGCCCATGATTCTGGAATTCATGAACTTGTTAGCCATTGGTTAAGAACACATGCTTCAGTGGAACCCTATGTGATAGCAACAAAGAGGCAACTAAGTGCAATGCATCCAATATATAGATTATTGCATCCTCATTTGAGATACACTTTGGAGATTAATGCCCTTGCACGCCAAGTTCTTATTAGTGCAGCTGGCATCATTGAGCTTTCTTTCTCTCCTCAGAGATATTCAATGGAGTTAAGCTCCTCAGCATATGATCAGCTTTGGAGATTTGATTTGCAGGCACTTCCAAATGATCTTATTCACAG AGGAATGGCAGTGGAAGATCCTAATGCAGCACATGGTCTAAAGCTAACAATTGAAGATTACCCTTTTGCAAATGATGGTCTCCTCATATGGGATTCTCTCAAAGAATGGATCACAGATTATGTAAACCATTACTATCCAAATCCAAGCACCATTGAATCTGATGAAGAACTCCAATCATGGTGGAATGAGATCATAACAATTGGTCATGGTGACAAGTCTAGTGAACCATGGTGGCCAAATCTCAAGACACAAAAAGACCTAATTCACATTATTACCACTATATCATGGGTTGCTTCAGCACACCATGCTTCAGTCAACTTTGCACAATACATGTATGGTGGTTATTTCCCTAATAGGCCTGCAATTGCTAGGATCAAAATGCCTGATGAAGACCCTTCATTGGAAGAGTGGCAGAATTTCATGACCAATCCTGATCAAACCTTACTTGAGTGTTTTCCATCACAAATTCAAGCACTTTTGGTTATGGTCATCTTGAATTTGCTTTCTGATCATTCACCTGATGAAGAGTACATTGGACAATTTATGGAGCCATCATGGGGTGAGGATCCAATTATAAAATCATCATTTGAAAGGTTTAATAAGAGATTGAAGGAGATTGAAGGGATCATTGATTCAAGGAATGGTAACATTCATTTGAACAATAGGCATGGAGCTGGATTAGTGCCTTATGAGCTTTTGAAGCCTTTTTCAGGGCCTGGACTCACTGGAAAGGGTGTTCCATACAGCATTTCCATTTAA